A region from the Janthinobacterium agaricidamnosum genome encodes:
- the cls gene encoding cardiolipin synthase has translation MQPCLTALLLCWTLAACASLPNVKNLNTTLEPVAKPKVITGKGAVLNVNSRAALLNKRWAKSGMDLKTQAALEEAATGVPLIKGNKVTLLFDGPQTMAAMFQAISDAKTSINLETYIFDQDPLGLKFADMLIEKQQSGVTVNVIYDSVGTIGVPQAFFERMRAAGVHLVAFNPVNPAKLKGDDWKINNRDHRKVLIVDGKTAFTGGINISDTYAKSSLFRSKSKPTDKKDVGWRDTHVKVEGPAVAAFQWLFIRTWAQQDQADLPDANYFPVLSEVGDKLVRVVASEPEGGFEIYKAYILAIQEAKKSIHITSAYFVPDQQTVDALVAAAKRGVDVTVVLPGVSDSGLVFHAGHALYDQLLAGGIRIFHLKLAVLHAKTAVIDGAWSTVGSTNIDMRSFLHNSELNVIVLGDSFGREMENAFQEDLRDSEEITKAKWETRPISDRMKEWAARFMNYWL, from the coding sequence ATGCAACCCTGTCTCACCGCCCTCCTGCTGTGCTGGACCCTGGCTGCATGCGCTTCGCTGCCCAATGTCAAGAACCTCAACACCACCCTGGAACCCGTGGCCAAGCCCAAGGTGATCACGGGCAAGGGCGCCGTGCTGAACGTCAACAGCCGGGCCGCCCTGCTCAACAAGCGCTGGGCCAAGTCCGGCATGGACTTGAAGACCCAGGCCGCGCTGGAAGAGGCGGCCACGGGCGTGCCTCTGATCAAGGGCAACAAGGTAACCCTGCTGTTTGACGGCCCGCAAACCATGGCCGCCATGTTCCAGGCCATCAGCGACGCCAAGACCAGCATCAACCTGGAAACGTACATCTTCGACCAGGACCCGCTGGGCCTGAAGTTCGCCGACATGCTGATCGAAAAGCAGCAATCGGGCGTGACGGTCAACGTCATCTACGACAGCGTGGGCACCATCGGCGTGCCGCAAGCGTTTTTTGAGCGCATGCGCGCGGCCGGCGTGCACCTGGTGGCCTTCAACCCCGTCAATCCGGCCAAGCTCAAGGGCGACGACTGGAAGATCAACAACCGCGATCACCGCAAGGTGCTGATCGTCGACGGCAAGACAGCGTTTACGGGCGGCATCAATATCAGCGATACCTATGCGAAAAGCTCGCTGTTCCGCTCGAAATCGAAGCCCACCGACAAGAAGGACGTGGGCTGGCGCGACACGCACGTGAAAGTGGAAGGCCCGGCCGTGGCCGCCTTCCAGTGGCTGTTCATCCGCACCTGGGCCCAGCAAGACCAGGCAGACTTGCCTGACGCCAATTATTTCCCCGTGCTGTCCGAAGTGGGCGACAAGCTGGTGCGCGTGGTGGCCAGCGAGCCGGAAGGCGGCTTTGAAATCTACAAGGCCTACATCCTGGCCATCCAGGAAGCAAAGAAATCGATCCACATCACGTCCGCCTATTTCGTGCCCGACCAGCAGACGGTCGACGCGCTGGTCGCGGCCGCCAAACGGGGCGTGGACGTCACCGTGGTGCTGCCCGGCGTGTCCGACAGCGGCCTCGTGTTCCATGCGGGACACGCACTGTACGACCAGCTGCTGGCCGGCGGCATCCGCATTTTTCACTTGAAACTGGCCGTGCTGCACGCCAAGACGGCCGTCATCGACGGCGCCTGGTCGACGGTGGGCTCGACCAACATCGACATGCGCAGCTTCCTGCACAACAGCGAGCTGAACGTGATCGTGCTGGGCGACAGCTTCGGCAGGGAAATGGAAAACGCCTTC
- a CDS encoding site-specific recombinase, whose amino-acid sequence MLAILERIDPNSSNIDLLVELFNSLRPKRPHDSATAIANVRTLRQLLKGNPAQARALHEYVLRVLAARRHASLYTDIGVLSNSGFFTELKRRIAYRMLPPALGDEYLNDALDQVLYLKTDYLWISNVPATDWLELFDVLTSDEVELAVGDGNIMLPGMLDAIRTLSYRVCAMGLEPELTRFHNEIEVFQSPFMVQNTEVNAYLDAYSSLLQGDIEHIEDARHLLVMLDQCDAVIAKIRKKALYQGTSIPLTYLLVALAQSIDRLRKLLFLVDTSGELPASNNVDIDAITVDATQDLLHPQPVSRRRAGAVGLALELIRAHNHKYKVSDLFSDNINLLARNVTENASRTGEHYIAENRREMGAMFLSSAGAGVIIGFMALFKILMSYLRSAPLVEAFMFSMNYSIGFMFIHLLHFTVATKQPAMTASRIAAGLHSKDGRNIDLDSMAELINKVFRTQNMAVLGNLATAIPTAWLIALGYKAITGHNLVSPEKAMHLLHDIDPIGSPAIFYAMIAGVCLFVAGLISGYYDNQALYTRWAQRIAQLRGLGRVIGQERLQRLGLYLENNLGGLMGNFYFGILLGSIGTLGFLIGLPIDIRHITFSAANFATALVGLDHNMSWQLAVKSLSGIFAIGTANLLVSFGLALWVALRSRQVRFKHGMQLLKILGKRFLRSPIVFFFGSKNPPPLALADDTANLSLTNKAQK is encoded by the coding sequence ATGCTAGCTATCCTCGAACGCATTGACCCCAACTCCAGCAATATCGACTTGCTGGTGGAATTATTCAACTCATTGCGTCCCAAGCGCCCCCACGACAGCGCTACCGCGATCGCCAACGTGCGCACCCTGCGCCAGCTTCTCAAAGGTAATCCCGCCCAGGCGCGCGCCCTGCACGAATACGTGCTGCGCGTGCTGGCCGCGCGCCGCCACGCCAGCCTGTACACGGATATCGGCGTGCTGTCGAACAGCGGCTTCTTTACAGAATTAAAACGCCGCATCGCCTACCGCATGCTGCCGCCCGCCCTTGGCGATGAATACCTGAACGACGCGCTCGATCAGGTGCTGTACCTGAAGACCGATTATTTGTGGATCAGCAACGTGCCTGCCACGGACTGGCTGGAACTGTTCGACGTGCTCACCAGCGACGAGGTCGAACTGGCCGTCGGCGACGGCAATATCATGTTGCCAGGGATGCTAGACGCCATCCGCACCTTGTCTTACCGCGTCTGCGCCATGGGCCTGGAGCCGGAACTGACGCGTTTCCACAATGAAATCGAAGTGTTCCAGTCGCCGTTCATGGTGCAGAACACGGAAGTGAACGCCTACCTGGATGCCTATTCGAGCCTGCTGCAAGGCGACATCGAGCACATCGAGGACGCGCGCCATTTGCTGGTGATGCTGGACCAGTGCGACGCCGTCATCGCCAAGATCCGCAAGAAGGCGCTGTACCAGGGCACCAGCATTCCCCTCACGTATTTACTGGTGGCGCTGGCGCAGAGCATCGACCGCCTGCGCAAGCTGCTGTTCCTCGTCGACACGAGCGGCGAGCTGCCCGCTTCAAACAACGTGGACATTGACGCCATCACGGTCGACGCCACGCAGGACTTGCTGCACCCGCAGCCCGTCAGCCGCCGCCGCGCGGGCGCCGTGGGGCTGGCGCTGGAACTGATACGCGCGCATAACCACAAATACAAGGTCAGCGACCTGTTTTCCGACAATATCAACTTGCTGGCGCGCAATGTGACGGAAAACGCCAGCCGCACGGGCGAGCACTACATCGCGGAAAACCGCCGCGAAATGGGTGCCATGTTCCTCTCGTCCGCAGGCGCGGGCGTGATCATCGGCTTCATGGCCCTGTTCAAGATATTGATGTCGTATTTGCGCTCGGCGCCGCTGGTCGAAGCGTTCATGTTCAGCATGAATTACTCGATCGGCTTCATGTTCATCCACTTGCTGCACTTCACGGTGGCCACCAAGCAGCCGGCCATGACGGCCTCGCGCATCGCCGCCGGCCTGCACAGCAAGGATGGCCGGAATATCGACCTCGACAGCATGGCGGAACTGATCAACAAGGTCTTCCGCACGCAAAACATGGCCGTGCTGGGCAACCTGGCGACGGCCATCCCCACGGCGTGGCTGATCGCGCTCGGCTACAAGGCGATCACCGGGCACAACCTGGTGTCGCCGGAAAAAGCCATGCATCTGCTGCACGATATCGATCCCATCGGCAGCCCCGCCATCTTTTACGCCATGATCGCCGGCGTGTGCCTGTTCGTGGCCGGCCTGATTTCCGGCTACTACGATAACCAGGCGCTGTACACGCGCTGGGCGCAGCGCATCGCGCAATTGCGCGGCCTGGGCCGGGTGATCGGCCAGGAGCGCTTGCAGCGGCTGGGCCTGTACCTGGAAAACAACCTGGGCGGCCTGATGGGTAACTTCTATTTCGGTATTTTGCTGGGCTCCATCGGCACCCTCGGCTTTTTGATCGGCTTGCCCATCGATATCCGCCACATCACCTTCTCGGCCGCCAACTTTGCAACGGCCCTGGTGGGACTCGACCACAATATGAGCTGGCAACTGGCCGTCAAGTCGCTGTCGGGCATCTTCGCCATCGGCACGGCCAACCTGCTGGTCAGCTTCGGCCTGGCCCTGTGGGTGGCGCTGCGTTCGCGCCAGGTGCGCTTCAAGCACGGCATGCAATTGTTGAAAATCCTGGGCAAGCGTTTCCTGCGCTCGCCCATCGTCTTCTTCTTTGGTTCGAAAAACCCGCCGCCCCTGGCACTGGCCGATGATACGGCAAACCTGTCACTGACAAACAAGGCTCAAAAATGA